A stretch of Nitrospirota bacterium DNA encodes these proteins:
- a CDS encoding adenylosuccinate synthase, with translation MATLVVVGAQWGDEGKGKIVDILSEKADMIVRYAGGHNAGHTVIIDHETFILHLIPSGILHKGKTCIIGNGVVFDPAAFIEEKETLKKRGIEVSRNLWVSKNAHLIMPYHRAIDRASENLKGTRKIGTTGRGIGPSYSDKISRIGIRVSDLLNETLFREKLKTNLAEMNFFLEHLYKAKGFELDAIFNEYMEYSKQVSEFAADTHLMIHQAIQGKKNILFEGAQGTHLDIDHGTYPYVTSSSAVAGGACTGAGVGPTAINKVLGVAKAYSTRVGSGPFPTEIKGKEAENLRDLGKEFGSTTGRPRRCGWFDVLAVRYSVMVNGLSSLAITKLDVLDTFDSIPVCTGYRFKGKTFKEMPTEFDVLNEAEPVYEILPGWKSSTLGVTEIKKLPQKAQTYLNKIEEWSQCEIEMISTGSKRNETIFINHPFSLT, from the coding sequence ATGGCAACTCTAGTCGTCGTAGGCGCCCAATGGGGCGATGAGGGAAAAGGGAAAATCGTCGATATTTTATCCGAAAAGGCTGATATGATTGTTCGTTATGCCGGCGGGCATAACGCGGGTCATACGGTCATAATAGACCATGAAACCTTTATTCTCCACCTCATTCCATCGGGAATTCTTCACAAAGGCAAAACCTGTATTATTGGGAACGGAGTGGTTTTTGATCCCGCAGCCTTTATTGAAGAAAAAGAAACTTTAAAAAAAAGGGGAATCGAAGTTTCCCGAAACCTCTGGGTCAGTAAAAACGCCCACCTGATTATGCCCTACCACCGGGCGATAGACCGGGCAAGCGAAAACTTAAAAGGTACCCGAAAAATCGGGACCACCGGCCGGGGAATCGGGCCAAGCTACTCCGATAAAATCTCCCGAATTGGCATTCGGGTTTCCGATCTATTAAACGAAACCCTTTTCAGGGAAAAACTTAAAACAAATTTAGCAGAAATGAACTTTTTTCTTGAGCATCTTTACAAGGCGAAAGGTTTTGAACTGGACGCCATTTTTAATGAATATATGGAATATTCCAAACAGGTCTCCGAATTTGCCGCCGACACCCATCTTATGATCCACCAGGCAATACAGGGTAAAAAGAATATCCTTTTCGAAGGCGCTCAGGGAACTCATCTGGATATCGACCATGGAACTTATCCCTATGTCACCTCCTCAAGCGCTGTTGCCGGCGGAGCCTGCACAGGCGCCGGGGTCGGCCCCACGGCGATCAACAAAGTTTTGGGCGTCGCCAAAGCCTATTCAACCCGGGTCGGAAGCGGACCTTTCCCGACTGAAATAAAAGGAAAAGAAGCCGAAAATTTACGGGATCTAGGAAAAGAGTTTGGTTCAACAACCGGGAGGCCAAGACGTTGCGGCTGGTTTGACGTATTGGCTGTCCGGTATTCGGTTATGGTCAATGGGCTCTCAAGCCTGGCCATTACCAAGCTCGATGTTCTCGATACCTTTGACTCGATTCCGGTTTGCACGGGTTACCGTTTTAAAGGAAAAACTTTTAAAGAAATGCCGACAGAATTTGATGTCTTAAATGAAGCCGAACCGGTTTACGAAATCCTCCCCGGGTGGAAAAGCTCCACTCTGGGCGTTACAGAAATTAAAAAACTCCCTCAAAAGGCTCAGACCTATTTAAATAAAATTGAAGAGTGGAGTCAGTGTGAAATCGAAATGATTTCTACCGGCTCGAAAAGGAATGAAACGATTTTCATCAATCACCCTTTCAGCTTGACCTGA
- the guaB gene encoding IMP dehydrogenase, translating into MTPKDIETGLTFDDVLLVPAYSNVLPKDVNTQTLLTQNITLNIPIVSAAMDTVTESRLAIALAREGGMGIIHRAFSIKEQVTEVEQVKKSESGMIINPITISPEQKIGDALTMMSQHHISGIPVTSNNKLVGILTNRDLRFEKRMSLKVSEVMTKENLITVPEGTTLEEAREILQKNRIEKLPVVNKKFELKGLITIKDIEKQIAYPNACKDKWGRLRVGAAVGVGRDSMERVDGLVKAGVDVIVVDTAHGHAQSVLDTVKAVRRKYPKMEIIGGNVATGEAAEALIKAGVNGIKVGVGPGSICTTRIVAGAGVPQITAIMNTVQVAEKARIPVIADGGIKFSGDIAKAIAAGARTVMIGGMFAGTEESPGESVIYQGRSYKVYRGMGSLGAMERGGRDRYFQENAPENKLVPEGIEGRVPYKGSLSAIVYQLVGGLRSGMGYCGCETIDDLRKKTRFIRLTQAGLRESHAHDVIITKEAPNYRREWEN; encoded by the coding sequence ATGACCCCTAAGGACATAGAAACCGGTTTAACTTTTGACGATGTCTTATTAGTTCCCGCCTATAGTAATGTTCTTCCCAAAGATGTTAACACTCAAACCTTATTGACCCAGAATATCACTTTAAATATTCCCATTGTCAGCGCCGCGATGGACACGGTCACCGAATCCCGCCTGGCCATTGCCCTGGCACGAGAAGGGGGCATGGGGATCATTCATCGGGCTTTTTCTATAAAAGAGCAGGTTACCGAAGTTGAACAGGTGAAAAAATCTGAAAGCGGGATGATTATTAATCCGATCACCATTTCTCCCGAACAGAAAATCGGGGACGCCTTAACGATGATGTCCCAGCATCATATTTCGGGAATTCCGGTGACCTCCAATAACAAGTTGGTCGGTATTTTGACGAACCGGGATCTGCGGTTTGAGAAAAGAATGAGTTTAAAGGTCTCCGAAGTGATGACCAAAGAAAATTTAATTACTGTTCCCGAGGGGACGACCCTCGAGGAAGCCCGGGAAATTCTCCAAAAGAACCGGATCGAAAAACTGCCGGTCGTGAATAAAAAATTTGAACTTAAGGGCCTGATCACCATTAAAGATATCGAAAAGCAGATTGCGTATCCGAATGCCTGTAAAGACAAATGGGGGCGGTTAAGGGTAGGTGCGGCTGTCGGCGTTGGAAGAGATTCGATGGAAAGGGTTGATGGCCTGGTGAAAGCTGGAGTCGACGTGATCGTGGTTGATACGGCTCATGGCCATGCTCAATCGGTTCTCGATACGGTTAAGGCGGTTCGGAGAAAATATCCTAAAATGGAAATTATTGGCGGAAATGTAGCGACCGGCGAGGCCGCCGAAGCTTTAATTAAAGCAGGTGTAAACGGGATCAAAGTTGGCGTCGGTCCCGGCTCGATCTGTACGACCCGAATCGTTGCAGGAGCGGGCGTGCCACAGATTACAGCGATTATGAACACTGTTCAGGTTGCCGAAAAAGCCAGGATTCCGGTGATTGCCGATGGCGGGATTAAATTTTCGGGTGACATTGCCAAAGCCATAGCGGCCGGCGCCAGAACAGTCATGATTGGGGGAATGTTTGCGGGCACCGAGGAATCTCCGGGCGAATCGGTGATTTATCAGGGGAGAAGTTATAAGGTATACAGGGGGATGGGTTCTCTCGGCGCCATGGAAAGGGGAGGCCGGGATCGTTATTTTCAGGAAAACGCCCCTGAGAACAAACTGGTTCCAGAGGGGATCGAAGGACGGGTCCCTTATAAGGGGTCGCTTTCCGCAATCGTTTACCAGCTGGTCGGAGGCCTTCGATCCGGCATGGGGTACTGCGGGTGTGAAACCATTGATGATTTAAGGAAAAAGACCAGGTTCATACGTTTGACTCAGGCCGGATTACGGGAAAGTCATGCGCATGACGTCATCATCACCAAAGAAGCGCCTAATTATCGAAGGGAATGGGAAAACTAA
- the guaA gene encoding glutamine-hydrolyzing GMP synthase: protein MYENKEKIIILDFGSQYTQLIARRVRENKVYCEIFPYDVSYQKIKAFKPKGIILSGGPSSVYTAKAPGCDKRVFEMKIPVLGICYGMQLMTKVLGGEVLKGLKREYGKSDMFIEDSSDLFKDITTFTLSSVITVWMSHGDKIEKMPPGFIKSGHTENSPIAAMKDAKRRFYGIQFHPEVVHTPMGIKILQNFVYSICQCLPAWNISSFHQKALQEIREAVDDDHVICALSGGVDSTVAATIVHEAVGNQLTCIFVNNGLLRKGEAERVVDTYKNQLKFKLHYVDASKKFVAKLKKVVDPEKKRKIIGSEFIKVFEQEAKKIKREGKVKYLVQGTLYPDVIESVSFKGGPSAKIKTHHNVGGIPKRMKFKLLEPLRELFKDEVRKLGHEMGVPEEILWRQPFPGPGLAVRIIGEVTKNRLIILQEADAIINEEIQKNPIYKTIWQSFGVLLPVKTVGVMGDERTYENVLAIRAVTSLDGMTADWVRLPFDVLASLSNRIINEVKGINRVVYDISSKPPSTIEWE, encoded by the coding sequence ATGTACGAGAATAAGGAAAAAATCATCATCCTTGACTTCGGATCGCAGTATACCCAGCTAATCGCCCGCCGCGTACGGGAAAACAAAGTTTATTGCGAAATTTTCCCCTATGATGTTTCCTATCAAAAAATAAAAGCGTTCAAGCCTAAAGGGATTATTCTTTCGGGCGGACCCTCCAGCGTTTACACGGCCAAAGCGCCCGGTTGCGATAAGCGCGTGTTTGAGATGAAAATTCCGGTTCTTGGAATTTGCTACGGAATGCAATTGATGACCAAAGTTTTAGGGGGAGAGGTTTTAAAAGGCCTGAAACGGGAATATGGCAAGTCGGACATGTTTATTGAAGACAGTTCCGACCTGTTTAAAGACATTACGACTTTTACCCTTTCTTCCGTCATTACCGTTTGGATGAGCCACGGCGATAAAATTGAAAAGATGCCTCCCGGGTTTATTAAATCGGGACATACGGAAAACTCTCCGATTGCCGCGATGAAGGATGCGAAACGGCGTTTTTATGGAATTCAATTTCATCCTGAAGTCGTTCATACCCCGATGGGGATAAAAATCCTTCAAAATTTTGTTTATTCCATCTGTCAATGTTTACCGGCCTGGAACATCTCTTCTTTTCATCAAAAGGCCTTGCAGGAAATCCGGGAGGCAGTCGATGACGATCATGTTATTTGCGCCCTTAGCGGAGGCGTTGACTCGACCGTTGCGGCGACCATTGTTCATGAGGCGGTTGGAAATCAACTGACCTGTATTTTTGTCAATAACGGCCTTTTACGAAAAGGGGAAGCCGAACGGGTGGTCGATACCTATAAGAATCAATTAAAATTTAAACTTCATTATGTCGATGCCTCCAAAAAGTTTGTGGCCAAATTAAAGAAAGTGGTCGATCCGGAAAAGAAACGAAAAATTATCGGGAGTGAATTTATCAAGGTTTTTGAACAGGAAGCGAAAAAGATTAAAAGAGAAGGAAAGGTCAAATACCTGGTTCAGGGGACCCTGTATCCCGATGTGATTGAAAGCGTGTCATTTAAGGGCGGACCTTCGGCAAAAATTAAAACCCATCATAATGTCGGCGGCATCCCTAAAAGGATGAAATTTAAACTTCTGGAACCGCTCAGAGAGCTTTTTAAAGATGAAGTGAGAAAACTGGGGCATGAAATGGGCGTGCCCGAGGAAATTCTTTGGCGCCAGCCTTTTCCCGGTCCGGGTCTTGCTGTACGAATCATCGGGGAAGTCACCAAGAACCGTTTGATCATTCTTCAAGAGGCCGATGCGATTATTAATGAAGAGATTCAAAAAAACCCAATTTATAAAACGATATGGCAGTCTTTTGGCGTTCTTCTTCCGGTTAAAACCGTGGGTGTAATGGGAGATGAACGGACTTACGAAAACGTTCTTGCCATCAGGGCGGTGACAAGCCTGGACGGAATGACAGCAGACTGGGTCCGTCTCCCTTTTGATGTTTTGGCCAGCCTCTCGAATCGGATTATTAATGAAGTAAAAGGGATCAATCGCGTGGTTTATGATATCAGTTCGAAGCCTCCCTCCACCATCGAATGGGAATAA
- a CDS encoding rRNA pseudouridine synthase, whose amino-acid sequence MLERLQKIISTAGVASRRKAEELILEGSVTVNGKVATELGTRADAEKDHIKVNGKLINPQQQKVYILLNKPKNYITSLHDPEGRPTVLSLLKGVKGRVYPVGRLDYDTEGLLLLTNDGEFANALMHPKKEIQKTYQVKVKGVLEEERIKKLEEGIFLYGKKTAPATVKKQGKTEENSWIELTIHEGKNRQIKKMLFKLNHPVLKIKRVRYAFLELRDLPVGKYRFLDSSEVKKLKSLTLSDSTLSSKTPKVVNQ is encoded by the coding sequence GTGTTAGAACGGCTTCAAAAGATAATTTCAACCGCAGGCGTCGCTTCCAGAAGAAAAGCAGAGGAGTTGATTCTTGAGGGATCAGTGACGGTTAACGGGAAAGTGGCGACCGAACTGGGAACCAGGGCAGATGCGGAAAAAGATCATATTAAGGTTAACGGAAAATTGATTAACCCTCAACAGCAAAAGGTTTATATTTTGCTGAATAAACCAAAGAATTATATTACTTCTCTCCATGACCCTGAAGGCCGCCCGACCGTTTTATCTCTTTTAAAGGGTGTAAAAGGGAGAGTTTACCCCGTAGGGAGGCTCGACTATGATACGGAAGGCCTTCTCCTGCTTACCAATGACGGTGAATTTGCAAATGCGCTCATGCATCCGAAAAAGGAAATTCAAAAAACCTATCAAGTGAAGGTGAAGGGCGTTTTAGAAGAAGAGAGGATTAAGAAATTAGAGGAAGGGATCTTTTTATATGGTAAAAAAACGGCGCCTGCCACAGTTAAAAAGCAGGGGAAAACCGAGGAAAATTCATGGATTGAATTAACCATTCATGAAGGGAAGAACCGTCAGATCAAAAAAATGCTTTTTAAACTCAATCACCCCGTTTTGAAAATAAAAAGGGTCCGTTACGCGTTTTTGGAATTAAGAGATTTACCCGTTGGAAAATATCGTTTTTTGGATTCTTCAGAAGTTAAAAAGTTAAAATCCCTTACCCTGTCAGATTCCACTCTTTCATCCAAGACTCCTAAAGTCGTTAATCAATAA
- the aspS gene encoding aspartate--tRNA ligase yields MREEFSLKRTHYCGQVSDKDTGKNVVLMGWVHRRRDHGGLIFIDLRDREGLVQIVINPEEKTAYEMAKEVRNEYVLEVSGTVVKRPEGTENAQLKTGKVEIQISRLEVLNTSKTPPFSIEKENETLSESVRLQYRYLDLRRSEMQENLKVRHRITQLTREFLNGQGFLDIETPFLTKSTPEGARDYLVPSRLNPGSFFALPQSPQLFKQILMVSGLDRYYQIVRCFRDEDLRSDRQPEFTQIDIEMSFIEREDIMNLTEILIAKLFKEIKGIHLELPFKRLAYFDAMERFGSDKPDLRFGLELKDVSSIVKRSDFKVFKEAVEKNGIVKGLNAKGLAGMSRKEVDDLTEEAKSYGAKGMAWMKVTEKGMESPIAKFFPEGLQKSIQKELEGEAGDLLIFIADAPPVVYKTLGNLRLSIAQRLQLIKPDIYNFHWMIDFPLLEFDPEEKRYVAIHHPFTSPMDEDLPLLEKDPLKVRAKAYDIVLNGTEIGGGSIRIHRKELQRKVFSLLGISDEEGMKKFGFLLEALEFGAPPHGGIAVGLDRLTMIMTGMNSIRDVIAFPKTQKASCLMTDAPTPVDPKQLRELGIKLNLP; encoded by the coding sequence ATCAGAGAGGAATTTTCATTGAAGCGAACACACTATTGCGGTCAGGTCAGCGATAAAGATACGGGGAAAAATGTGGTTTTAATGGGTTGGGTCCATCGCCGCCGCGACCATGGCGGCCTTATTTTCATTGATTTGAGGGACCGGGAAGGCCTCGTTCAAATCGTCATCAATCCAGAAGAGAAAACAGCCTATGAAATGGCTAAAGAGGTTCGCAATGAATATGTTCTGGAGGTCTCTGGAACTGTGGTTAAACGCCCTGAAGGGACGGAGAACGCTCAATTAAAAACGGGAAAGGTCGAAATCCAGATTTCCCGTCTTGAGGTTTTAAATACGTCAAAAACCCCTCCTTTTTCCATTGAAAAGGAAAATGAAACCCTTTCAGAATCTGTTCGTCTTCAATACCGCTATTTGGATCTGCGTCGTTCGGAAATGCAGGAAAACCTTAAAGTCAGGCACCGGATTACTCAACTAACCCGTGAGTTCTTAAACGGACAGGGCTTTTTGGATATTGAAACGCCGTTTCTAACCAAAAGCACGCCGGAGGGTGCGAGGGATTACCTGGTCCCGAGCCGGCTCAATCCAGGTTCGTTTTTTGCTCTTCCGCAATCTCCCCAGCTTTTCAAGCAAATTTTAATGGTGTCGGGACTAGACCGGTACTATCAAATTGTCCGTTGTTTTAGAGACGAAGATCTCCGGTCGGACCGTCAGCCTGAATTCACCCAGATCGATATCGAGATGTCTTTTATTGAACGGGAAGACATTATGAATTTAACGGAAATCTTAATCGCCAAGCTTTTTAAGGAAATTAAAGGAATTCACCTGGAGCTTCCTTTTAAAAGACTTGCGTACTTCGACGCGATGGAGCGCTTTGGATCGGATAAGCCAGATCTTCGGTTTGGCCTCGAGTTAAAGGATGTTTCGTCAATCGTAAAACGGTCCGACTTTAAGGTCTTTAAAGAGGCGGTTGAAAAAAACGGAATCGTGAAAGGTCTCAATGCAAAAGGATTGGCGGGAATGTCCAGAAAAGAGGTGGACGACCTGACTGAAGAGGCTAAATCCTATGGCGCCAAAGGGATGGCCTGGATGAAGGTGACTGAAAAAGGGATGGAGTCGCCCATTGCAAAATTTTTTCCGGAAGGCCTTCAAAAGTCGATTCAAAAAGAACTTGAAGGAGAAGCCGGGGATCTTCTGATTTTTATTGCAGATGCCCCGCCAGTTGTTTACAAAACCCTCGGAAACCTTCGCTTATCAATTGCTCAGAGGCTCCAACTCATCAAACCGGATATTTACAATTTTCATTGGATGATTGATTTTCCGTTGCTTGAGTTTGATCCCGAAGAAAAAAGGTATGTCGCGATCCACCATCCTTTTACATCACCCATGGACGAGGACCTGCCGCTTCTTGAAAAAGACCCGTTAAAAGTCAGGGCAAAAGCCTATGATATCGTCTTAAATGGAACGGAAATTGGCGGAGGAAGCATCCGGATTCATCGAAAGGAACTCCAGCGAAAGGTGTTTTCTTTGCTCGGTATTTCCGATGAAGAAGGAATGAAAAAATTCGGGTTTTTATTGGAGGCCCTGGAATTCGGCGCGCCTCCTCATGGCGGGATTGCTGTTGGACTCGACCGTTTGACCATGATCATGACCGGAATGAATTCTATACGGGATGTGATCGCCTTTCCAAAAACGCAAAAAGCCAGCTGTTTAATGACCGATGCGCCCACTCCGGTTGATCCTAAACAATTAAGGGAGCTGGGAATCAAGCTTAACCTTCCCTGA
- a CDS encoding 1-acyl-sn-glycerol-3-phosphate acyltransferase, with protein MNEPGFILNCWHAIGLSFWNFIFKILNRVEVLGKENIPRPGESSVLILSNHISAIDPFLIAVTSLSYFSKVCWRAPAKEELFNYPVIRNILASWGAFPVRRGKGDYEAMNQMTQMLRDSLMVLFPEGTRSKEGVLLKGKAGVGKIIWEGRPAKILPVLIEGTNRILPKGRIFPSVGKKTRIYYGRPIDLSPYYLKEPTIELTQKMADEVMSTLHDMQKEINFRY; from the coding sequence ATGAATGAGCCAGGATTTATTCTGAATTGCTGGCATGCGATTGGTTTATCTTTCTGGAATTTTATTTTTAAAATATTAAACCGCGTAGAAGTCCTGGGAAAAGAAAATATTCCCCGTCCAGGGGAAAGTTCCGTTCTTATCCTTTCCAACCATATTTCCGCCATTGATCCTTTTTTAATCGCCGTAACGTCGCTTTCTTATTTTTCAAAGGTTTGCTGGCGGGCGCCCGCCAAAGAAGAGCTTTTTAATTATCCGGTTATTCGAAATATACTTGCGAGCTGGGGAGCCTTTCCCGTTCGCAGGGGAAAAGGGGATTACGAGGCGATGAATCAGATGACCCAGATGTTAAGAGACAGCCTGATGGTTCTTTTTCCCGAAGGAACCCGTTCGAAAGAAGGCGTCCTTCTTAAAGGAAAAGCAGGGGTGGGGAAGATCATCTGGGAAGGAAGGCCCGCTAAAATTCTACCCGTTTTGATTGAAGGGACCAACAGAATTCTTCCGAAAGGCCGGATTTTTCCGTCTGTGGGTAAAAAAACGAGAATATACTATGGCCGGCCCATCGATTTAAGCCCTTATTATTTAAAGGAACCGACCATAGAACTGACTCAGAAAATGGCAGATGAGGTTATGTCTACCTTGCATGACATGCAGAAAGAGATCAATTTCAGATATTAA
- a CDS encoding SUMF1/EgtB/PvdO family nonheme iron enzyme, translating to MNGPPKGRRNIGFSFRLQFFLLLLFVFFPLAKSGSSENERPEIPKMVLIKGGCFEMGNSFDEEMKDEKPVHRVCLDDFYLGETEVTQGEWKKVMGSDAAAYFRSPDRPVEEAMWDDAQAFLKRLNEQTGQKYRLPTEAEWEYAAREEGRKERWAGTNNDKDLGKYAWYSDNSNHETHPVKQKLPNQLGLYDMSGNVWEWVQDWYDQEYYAISPRDNPKGPDKGKYLVLRGGAWNSRADFVRADFRFKDTHDKSFNYFCGFRLALSPASNEPKK from the coding sequence ATGAATGGCCCCCCGAAAGGCCGTAGAAATATTGGGTTTTCGTTTCGATTGCAATTTTTTTTATTGTTGCTGTTCGTGTTTTTCCCCCTCGCTAAATCCGGTTCTTCGGAGAATGAACGGCCGGAAATTCCAAAAATGGTGTTGATCAAAGGAGGCTGTTTTGAAATGGGAAACAGCTTTGACGAGGAGATGAAAGATGAAAAACCGGTTCATAGGGTTTGTCTCGATGATTTTTATCTCGGAGAAACCGAAGTTACGCAGGGAGAATGGAAAAAGGTGATGGGGAGCGACGCGGCGGCTTATTTTAGAAGCCCTGACAGGCCGGTAGAAGAGGCGATGTGGGATGATGCTCAGGCTTTTTTAAAGAGATTAAATGAACAGACCGGACAGAAGTACCGGCTTCCCACCGAAGCGGAGTGGGAATATGCCGCCAGAGAGGAGGGGAGAAAAGAGAGATGGGCCGGAACAAACAATGATAAAGATCTTGGAAAATATGCCTGGTATTCCGACAATTCAAATCATGAGACCCACCCCGTCAAACAAAAACTTCCCAATCAACTAGGTCTCTATGATATGAGCGGTAATGTTTGGGAATGGGTGCAAGATTGGTATGATCAGGAGTATTACGCAATAAGCCCGAGAGACAACCCTAAAGGTCCGGATAAAGGGAAATACCTGGTTCTGCGCGGAGGGGCATGGAACAGCCGGGCGGATTTTGTCCGGGCAGATTTCAGATTCAAAGATACCCATGACAAAAGTTTTAATTATTTCTGCGGGTTCCGTCTGGCACTTTCTCCGGCTTCAAATGAACCGAAGAAATAG